A window of Helicobacter pylori genomic DNA:
TTTTTCACCACATCGTTGCAAATAAAAGTAGGCAATGCTGAAAGCCCTAAAAATTGGAACGCCTTATGCAAATGCAAATACACGACATCCACGCCCACCCCTTCAAAAAATTCATTAGGATCGTTAAAGGCTTCAATGGGAGCGTTCCAAGTCAAGCTTAGCATGTATTTTTTGCCTTGCATCAAGCCTCCTTTCCCATAGTTTTTGGTAGGATTTTGCGAGCTTCTGCCATCGGTAGTATAAAGTTTTCCATGCCCTGAAGTGAAGACTTCATCAATGTATTTTTTCACAATCCAAGGCTCTCCCATCCACCAGCCGGGCATTTGCCAAATAGTCGCATCAGCGTTAAAGAATTTCTCCACTTCTTGGCTCTTTTCATAGCCTTTATCCACGATCGTTGTATCCACTTCTAACCCTAAAGATTCTAAAGTTTTTTTTGCATGCTGGGTCAAGGTTTCATTGAGTTTCCCCCCAGAAGACCCAAACGCTTTGGCTCCGTTAATGATGAGTACTTTTTTCATTTTGTTCCTTTTTTAATAAAATAAAAGGACATTCTATCCAATGAAACTTAATATTAAAGAAAATCCCTTAACCTGAATAAAAATTAAAAAACAATCAATTACAACTATATTATTTTTATTATGTTAAGATAATGAAAATTTCTCTTAAGGAGTGGTCATGTTCTATGATGAAAAAAAGACCTATCAAAAGATTGAAGAACGCCTTGAAATAGTCAGCTCGTTTAACGCTCATAACGAGCATAAAAACTTGCAAGATGAGTTTAAGGGTGCGGGTATTTCTAGGCGCGATTTATTGAAGTGGGCGGGCATGATGAGCGCGACTTTAGCTTTGCCGGCTAGTTTCGCTCCCTTGACTTTAAAAGCGGTGGAAGTGGCGAACAGGTTGCCTGTGATTTGGTTGCACATGGCAGAATGCACCGGCTGTAGCGAAAGCTTGTTAAGGAGTGCGGATCCCACTATTGATAGCATCATTTTTGATTATATCAACTTAGAATACCACGAGACCATCATGGTAGGGAGCGGTTTTCAAGCTGAAAAAAGCTTGCATGACGCCATAGAAAAGCATAAAAACAATTACATTTTAATGGTAGAAGGCGGTATCCCGCAAGGCACTGAATACTTCCTCACTCAAGGCCCAAACGCTGAAACGGGGGCTGAAGAATGCAGAAAAGCCGCTAAATACGCAGCCGCTATTTTTGCCATAGGCACATGCTCAAGCTTTGGGGGCGTGCAAGCGGCTTACCCTAACCCTTCTAACGCGCAACCCTTACACAAAATCATTGATAAACCCGTGATCAATGTACCCGGTTGTCCGCCCAGTGAAAAAAATATCGTGGGGAATGTGCTTTATTACTTGATGTTTGGGGCTCTCCCTAAACTGGATGCGTATAACCGCCCCTCTTGGGCTTATGGGAACAGGATTCATGATTTGTGCGAAAGGAGAGGGCATTTTGATGCGGGCGAATTTGTAGAACATTTTGGCGATGAAAACGCTAAAAGGGGCTTTTGTTTGTATAAAATGGGCTGTAAAGGGCCTTACACTTTCAACAATTGCTCCAAACTCCGCTTCAACTCGCACACTTCTTGGCCCATAGGTGCAGGGCATGGGTGCATAGGGTGTTCTGAGCCTAATTTTTGGGATACGATGAGCCCTTTTGAAGAGCCTTTAGCGAACCGCTCCATTAAAACCGCCTTTGATGGCTTAGGGGCTGATAAAGTGGCCGATAAAGTCGGCACGACTTTATTAAGCGCGACCGCTATTGGGATCGCTGCGCATG
This region includes:
- a CDS encoding NAD(P)H-dependent oxidoreductase encodes the protein MKKVLIINGAKAFGSSGGKLNETLTQHAKKTLESLGLEVDTTIVDKGYEKSQEVEKFFNADATIWQMPGWWMGEPWIVKKYIDEVFTSGHGKLYTTDGRSSQNPTKNYGKGGLMQGKKYMLSLTWNAPIEAFNDPNEFFEGVGVDVVYLHLHKAFQFLGLSALPTFICNDVVKNPQVEQYLNSLTTHLHQVFGK
- a CDS encoding hydrogenase 1 small subunit, yielding MFYDEKKTYQKIEERLEIVSSFNAHNEHKNLQDEFKGAGISRRDLLKWAGMMSATLALPASFAPLTLKAVEVANRLPVIWLHMAECTGCSESLLRSADPTIDSIIFDYINLEYHETIMVGSGFQAEKSLHDAIEKHKNNYILMVEGGIPQGTEYFLTQGPNAETGAEECRKAAKYAAAIFAIGTCSSFGGVQAAYPNPSNAQPLHKIIDKPVINVPGCPPSEKNIVGNVLYYLMFGALPKLDAYNRPSWAYGNRIHDLCERRGHFDAGEFVEHFGDENAKRGFCLYKMGCKGPYTFNNCSKLRFNSHTSWPIGAGHGCIGCSEPNFWDTMSPFEEPLANRSIKTAFDGLGADKVADKVGTTLLSATAIGIAAHALLSKAIKNKEQ